The following proteins come from a genomic window of Sulfitobacter indolifex:
- a CDS encoding FMN-dependent NADH-azoreductase: MATLRIETSVNRENSVTRKLTDRIISTLGDSDVVTRDIATEPLPLIDSAWASARVKPVEERSTLDQDALALSDTLVAEVQAADTIVISAPIYNFTIPASLKAWIDLIARVGVTFNYTAEGPVGLLENKRVIVAFASGGTGIDSAADFASGYLRFVLGFLGITDVTFVAADQLAVDAEGTIARANAQIDALRDAA, from the coding sequence ATGGCCACCCTGCGCATCGAAACCTCCGTGAACCGCGAAAACTCTGTCACCCGCAAACTGACAGACCGCATCATCTCCACCCTCGGCGACAGTGACGTTGTTACCCGCGACATCGCCACCGAACCCCTGCCGCTGATCGATTCCGCATGGGCCAGCGCCCGCGTGAAACCCGTCGAAGAGCGCAGCACCTTGGATCAAGATGCCCTCGCCCTCTCCGACACATTGGTTGCCGAAGTCCAAGCCGCCGACACCATCGTCATCAGCGCGCCGATCTACAACTTCACCATCCCCGCGTCTTTGAAAGCGTGGATTGACCTGATCGCCCGCGTCGGCGTGACCTTCAACTACACCGCAGAAGGCCCTGTCGGCTTGCTGGAAAACAAGCGCGTCATCGTCGCCTTCGCCTCCGGCGGCACCGGCATCGATTCCGCCGCCGATTTCGCCAGCGGCTATTTGCGCTTTGTGCTAGGCTTCTTGGGCATCACCGATGTCACCTTCGTGGCCGCGGACCAATTGGCCGTAGACGCCGAAGGCACCATCGCCCGCGCCAACGCCCAGATCGACGCGCTGCGCGACGCGGCCTAA
- the ffh gene encoding signal recognition particle protein, with protein MFENLSERLSGVFDRLTKQGALSDEDVKTALREVRVALLEADVSLPVARDFVKAVQDKATGQAVTKSVTPGQQVVKIVHDALIDTLKGEGEPGALKIDSPPAPILMVGLQGGGKTTTTAKLAKRLKERDGKRVLMASLDVNRPAAMEQLAILGVQIGVDTLPIVKGESPVQIAKRAKTQAGLGGYDVYMLDTAGRLSIDEELMQQVKAVRDVANPRETLLVVDGLTGQDAVHTAENFDERIGITGVVLTRMDGDGRGGAALSMRAVTGKPIKFVGLGEKMDALETFEPERIAGRILGMGDIVALVEKAQETIEAEQAEKMMKRMAKGQFNMNDLKMQLEQMIKMGGMQGMMGMMPGMGKMAKQVEDAGFDDKILKQQIALIQSMTKKERANPALLQASRKKRIAKGAGMEVSDLNKLMKMQRQMSDMMKKMGKMGKGGMLKQAMKGMMGKGGMPGGMDPSQMDPKALEAAAKQMGGKLPGGLGGGMGLPGGLSGFGKKK; from the coding sequence ATGTTTGAAAATCTCAGCGAACGGCTCTCTGGTGTCTTTGACCGCCTGACCAAGCAAGGCGCGCTCAGCGACGAAGACGTTAAAACCGCCCTGCGTGAAGTGCGCGTCGCCCTGCTGGAGGCCGACGTCTCGCTCCCGGTGGCGCGTGATTTTGTCAAAGCGGTGCAGGACAAGGCGACCGGCCAAGCGGTGACCAAATCGGTCACGCCCGGCCAGCAGGTCGTAAAAATCGTTCATGACGCGCTGATCGACACGCTGAAAGGCGAAGGCGAGCCCGGCGCACTCAAGATCGACAGCCCGCCCGCCCCGATCCTGATGGTCGGCCTTCAGGGTGGCGGTAAAACCACCACCACCGCGAAACTGGCCAAGCGCTTGAAAGAGCGTGACGGCAAGCGCGTGCTGATGGCCTCGCTTGACGTGAACCGCCCTGCGGCGATGGAACAGCTGGCGATCCTCGGCGTGCAAATCGGCGTCGACACGCTGCCGATCGTTAAAGGCGAAAGCCCCGTGCAGATTGCCAAGCGCGCCAAAACGCAGGCGGGTCTGGGCGGCTATGACGTCTATATGCTAGACACCGCGGGCCGCCTGTCCATCGACGAAGAGTTGATGCAACAGGTCAAAGCCGTGCGTGACGTGGCCAATCCACGTGAAACATTGTTGGTGGTCGACGGCCTGACGGGCCAAGACGCCGTGCACACTGCCGAAAACTTTGACGAGCGCATCGGCATCACCGGCGTCGTCCTCACCCGGATGGACGGCGATGGCCGTGGTGGTGCAGCCCTGTCCATGCGTGCCGTGACCGGCAAGCCGATCAAATTCGTCGGTCTTGGCGAAAAGATGGACGCGCTTGAGACTTTCGAGCCTGAGCGCATCGCGGGCCGCATCCTTGGCATGGGCGACATCGTCGCGCTGGTTGAGAAAGCCCAAGAAACCATCGAGGCCGAACAGGCCGAGAAGATGATGAAGCGCATGGCGAAGGGTCAGTTCAACATGAACGACCTGAAGATGCAGCTTGAACAGATGATCAAGATGGGCGGCATGCAGGGCATGATGGGCATGATGCCCGGCATGGGCAAAATGGCGAAACAGGTCGAAGATGCCGGTTTTGATGACAAAATCCTCAAGCAGCAGATCGCCCTCATTCAGTCGATGACCAAGAAAGAGCGCGCCAACCCTGCCCTGCTGCAAGCCAGCCGCAAAAAGCGCATTGCCAAAGGTGCCGGCATGGAGGTTTCTGACCTCAACAAGCTGATGAAAATGCAGCGCCAGATGTCCGACATGATGAAGAAGATGGGCAAAATGGGCAAAGGCGGCATGCTCAAGCAAGCCATGAAGGGCATGATGGGCAAAGGCGGCATGCCCGGCGGCATGGACCCCAGCCAGATGGACCCTAAGGCGCTCGAAGCTGCGGCCAAGCAGATGGGCGGCAAGCTGCCCGGCGGTCTTGGCGGCGGCATGGGCCTACCCGGCGGCCTCAGCGGTTTCGGGAAGAAGAAATGA
- a CDS encoding chorismate mutase, which translates to MTDTTTDTATRAAELLKEHRASIDRLDAILVYTLGERFKHTQAVGKLKATHDLPPSDPAREAAQIERLEDLAEAADLDPAFAKKFLNFIIAEVIQHHKSHQT; encoded by the coding sequence ATGACCGACACCACCACAGATACCGCCACACGGGCCGCCGAACTGTTGAAAGAGCACCGCGCCTCGATCGACCGGCTCGATGCGATCCTCGTCTATACCTTAGGCGAGCGGTTCAAACACACACAGGCCGTGGGGAAACTCAAGGCCACACACGACCTTCCCCCGTCCGATCCAGCCCGCGAAGCGGCACAGATCGAACGGCTCGAAGATTTGGCGGAGGCGGCCGACCTCGACCCCGCATTCGCCAAGAAGTTCCTGAACTTCATCATCGCTGAAGTCATTCAGCACCATAAAAGCCACCAAACGTAA
- the rpsP gene encoding 30S ribosomal protein S16 produces the protein MAMKIRLARGGSKKRPFYRIVAADSRMPRDGRFIEKLGTYNPLLPKDSEERVKMDVEKIEAWIAKGAQPTERVTRMLEAAGVREKTERNNPKKGTPGKKAQERVQEKADKAAAAAEAANAPAEEASAE, from the coding sequence ATGGCTATGAAAATTCGTCTCGCCCGCGGCGGCTCCAAAAAGCGCCCCTTCTACCGTATCGTTGCAGCCGACAGCCGCATGCCACGCGACGGCCGCTTCATCGAGAAGCTGGGCACTTACAACCCGCTGCTGCCGAAAGACAGCGAAGAGCGCGTGAAGATGGACGTTGAAAAGATCGAAGCATGGATCGCCAAAGGCGCCCAGCCGACCGAGCGTGTGACACGCATGCTGGAAGCCGCTGGCGTCCGCGAAAAGACCGAGCGCAACAACCCCAAGAAGGGTACACCGGGCAAGAAAGCTCAGGAGCGCGTGCAGGAGAAGGCCGACAAAGCCGCTGCCGCTGCTGAAGCCGCCAACGCCCCTGCTGAAGAAGCTTCCGCAGAATAA
- the bluB gene encoding 5,6-dimethylbenzimidazole synthase has translation MDEFSEDFRAGLHDLMRWRRDVRRFRTDPLDEALVQTCLDSFTLAPSVGLSEPWRIIRVTSDTARQAALENFQTANARALAGYNGEKAALYAGLKLSGMSDAPEQLAIYCDDSTDKGSGLGAGTMPEMRRYSVVGAISLMWLTARAHGLGLGWVSVLDPVRLNRDLDVPKDWSLVAYLCMGWPQDNSLTPELETKGWETRAPSLKIETR, from the coding sequence ATGGATGAATTCTCTGAAGACTTCCGTGCCGGGCTGCACGACTTGATGCGATGGCGGCGCGACGTGCGCCGCTTTCGCACAGACCCGCTGGACGAGGCGCTGGTGCAAACCTGCCTCGACAGCTTCACCCTCGCCCCCTCTGTGGGCCTGTCGGAGCCGTGGCGGATCATCCGCGTAACGTCCGACACCGCGCGCCAAGCCGCGCTTGAAAATTTCCAAACAGCCAATGCTCGCGCCCTCGCCGGATATAACGGTGAGAAGGCCGCGCTCTATGCCGGGCTCAAGCTTTCGGGCATGAGCGACGCGCCGGAGCAATTGGCGATCTACTGCGATGACAGCACCGACAAGGGCAGCGGCCTTGGCGCCGGAACCATGCCCGAAATGCGCCGCTATTCCGTGGTCGGCGCGATCAGTCTGATGTGGCTCACTGCCCGTGCCCACGGGCTTGGCTTGGGCTGGGTCTCGGTGCTTGACCCTGTGCGGCTGAACCGTGATCTTGACGTGCCAAAAGACTGGTCGCTGGTGGCCTATCTTTGCATGGGATGGCCGCAGGACAACAGCCTAACGCCGGAACTGGAAACCAAGGGCTGGGAAACACGCGCCCCAAGCCTGAAGATCGAGACCCGTTAA
- the rimM gene encoding ribosome maturation factor RimM (Essential for efficient processing of 16S rRNA): MSDQDLICVGAIAGAYGVRGEVRVKSYCAAPEDIETYRPLYTEDGSRTFNLALLHQVKNGFAARIAEITTKEEADEMRGLSLFAARDQLPSLPDDEFYHADLIGLEVYDTGGTLLGRVKTVQNHGADDLLELQLKGTSATTFLPFTKAAVPTVDLASGRIVADPPHGVLPDAADG, encoded by the coding sequence ATGAGTGACCAAGACCTGATCTGCGTCGGTGCCATCGCCGGTGCCTACGGTGTACGCGGCGAAGTGCGCGTGAAAAGCTATTGCGCAGCGCCCGAAGATATCGAGACTTACCGCCCGCTTTACACCGAAGACGGCAGCCGGACCTTCAATCTTGCCCTACTGCATCAGGTCAAAAACGGTTTCGCCGCCCGCATCGCTGAGATCACGACGAAAGAAGAAGCCGACGAGATGCGCGGCCTGTCGCTGTTCGCCGCACGGGATCAACTGCCAAGCTTGCCGGATGATGAATTCTACCACGCTGATCTGATCGGGCTTGAGGTCTATGATACTGGTGGCACGCTGCTGGGGCGGGTGAAAACCGTGCAGAACCATGGCGCAGATGATCTGCTGGAGCTGCAGCTAAAGGGCACATCGGCCACGACCTTCCTGCCCTTCACCAAAGCCGCTGTGCCCACCGTCGATCTGGCCTCTGGCCGCATTGTAGCCGACCCGCCGCACGGCGTGTTGCCGGACGCGGCGGATGGCTGA
- the trmD gene encoding tRNA (guanosine(37)-N1)-methyltransferase TrmD gives MKPTRSHGRQSARPSLKPRALMQDAPDYADVWQARIVTLFPDLFPGVLGASLTGKALQDGRWQLHTHDLREFGIGKHRNVDDTPAGGGAGMVMRADVVGPALAEAQSHAHGRWPILYMSPRGQRFDQAMARDLADCAGVTMLCGRFEGVDERVIEQFGITEVSLGDFVMTGGELAAQAMLDATVRLLPGVLGNAESIEEESHASGLLEHPQYTRPAEWEGCEIPPVLMSGNHGEIAKWRQAQAEELTRTRRPDMWAKHQDKG, from the coding sequence ATGAAACCCACCCGCTCCCATGGTCGCCAAAGCGCGCGGCCCAGCCTGAAGCCCCGCGCCCTGATGCAGGACGCGCCCGATTATGCGGACGTTTGGCAGGCGCGGATCGTGACGCTGTTTCCCGATCTTTTCCCCGGCGTGCTGGGGGCCAGCCTGACCGGCAAGGCGTTGCAAGATGGGCGCTGGCAGTTGCACACCCATGATCTGCGCGAATTCGGCATTGGCAAACACCGGAACGTCGATGACACGCCTGCGGGCGGTGGCGCGGGCATGGTGATGCGCGCCGATGTGGTTGGCCCCGCACTGGCCGAAGCGCAGAGCCATGCGCATGGCCGCTGGCCGATCCTATACATGTCCCCGCGTGGGCAGCGGTTTGATCAAGCGATGGCGCGCGATCTGGCAGATTGCGCCGGCGTTACTATGCTTTGTGGGCGCTTTGAGGGTGTCGATGAACGGGTGATTGAACAATTCGGGATCACAGAAGTCTCCTTGGGCGATTTTGTGATGACCGGCGGGGAACTGGCGGCGCAAGCGATGCTCGACGCGACGGTACGTCTGCTGCCCGGCGTACTGGGCAATGCCGAAAGCATTGAAGAAGAAAGCCATGCTTCGGGACTGCTGGAGCATCCGCAATACACCCGCCCTGCCGAATGGGAGGGGTGCGAGATTCCTCCCGTGCTCATGTCAGGTAACCACGGCGAGATCGCCAAATGGCGACAAGCGCAGGCCGAGGAGCTTACCCGCACGCGCCGCCCTGACATGTGGGCCAAGCATCAAGATAAGGGCTAA
- a CDS encoding DUF1328 family protein, which produces MLEIILILLIVAAVAALLGFGRVSGAALTGAKVLIGIVLVLFLLVVLGVIALA; this is translated from the coding sequence ATGCTAGAGATTATTCTAATTCTGCTCATTGTCGCGGCTGTGGCGGCACTTCTGGGTTTTGGCCGGGTTTCCGGTGCAGCACTGACCGGAGCAAAGGTACTTATCGGGATCGTGCTGGTGCTGTTCCTGCTTGTCGTCTTGGGCGTGATTGCGCTGGCCTAG
- the rplS gene encoding 50S ribosomal protein L19, protein MNLIAEIEAEQVAELGKEIPDFRAGDTIRVGFKVTEGTRTRVQNYEGVCISRKNGRGIAGSFTVRKISFGEGVERVFPLHSTNIDSITVVRRGRVRRAKLYYLRSRRGKSARIVENAHYKPLSGAKV, encoded by the coding sequence ATGAACCTGATCGCAGAGATCGAGGCGGAACAAGTCGCCGAACTGGGGAAAGAGATCCCCGACTTCCGTGCCGGTGATACCATTCGTGTTGGCTTTAAAGTCACCGAAGGCACCCGCACCCGTGTGCAGAACTACGAAGGCGTCTGCATTTCGCGCAAAAACGGCCGCGGCATTGCCGGGTCTTTCACCGTGCGTAAAATTTCCTTTGGCGAAGGTGTGGAGCGTGTGTTCCCGCTGCATTCGACCAACATCGACAGCATCACAGTAGTGCGCCGTGGCCGCGTTCGTCGCGCCAAGCTGTACTACCTGCGCAGCCGTCGCGGTAAATCCGCACGTATTGTCGAAAACGCCCACTACAAGCCGCTCTCGGGCGCGAAAGTTTAA
- the rpmE gene encoding 50S ribosomal protein L31, whose protein sequence is MKADTHPEYHIINVKMTDGTVVEMKSTWGKEGDQLSLDIDPSVHPAWTGSTGRIMDTGGRVSKFKNKYAGLGF, encoded by the coding sequence ATGAAAGCCGATACACATCCCGAATACCACATCATCAACGTCAAAATGACCGACGGCACTGTTGTGGAAATGAAATCGACTTGGGGCAAAGAGGGCGACCAGCTGTCGCTCGACATCGACCCCTCCGTGCACCCCGCATGGACCGGCAGCACAGGCCGGATCATGGATACCGGTGGCCGCGTGTCGAAGTTCAAGAACAAATACGCAGGTCTGGGCTTCTAA
- a CDS encoding division plane positioning ATPase MipZ encodes MAHIIVVGNEKGGAGKSTVSMHVATALARLGHKVSGLDLDLRQRTFGRYIENRRDFIREAGLTLASPTLCELPDVEASTLRPGENMYDHRLSAAVAELEPDNDFILIDCPGSHTRLSQVAHSLADTLITPLNDSFIDFDLLAHIDANGEKITGPSVYSEMVWNARQLRAQAGLSAIDWVVVRNRLGAQRMVNKEKMERAIGNLSKRIGFRTAPGFNERVIFRELFPRGLTLLDLKDIGVKQLNISNIAARQELRDLIKALELPGVTADF; translated from the coding sequence ATGGCGCATATCATCGTCGTCGGTAACGAAAAGGGCGGCGCGGGAAAATCGACCGTTTCCATGCATGTGGCAACGGCTTTGGCGCGTCTAGGGCATAAGGTCAGCGGCTTGGACCTTGACCTGCGGCAACGGACTTTTGGCCGCTATATTGAGAACCGCCGCGATTTCATACGCGAGGCTGGCCTGACACTGGCGAGCCCCACTTTGTGTGAGCTACCAGACGTCGAGGCCAGCACCCTGCGCCCCGGTGAGAACATGTATGATCACCGTCTCAGTGCCGCCGTGGCCGAGCTGGAGCCCGACAATGATTTCATTTTGATCGACTGCCCCGGCTCGCACACCCGGTTGAGCCAAGTTGCCCATTCGCTGGCGGATACGCTGATCACGCCGTTGAACGACAGTTTCATCGATTTTGACCTTTTGGCCCATATCGACGCCAACGGTGAAAAGATCACCGGGCCGTCCGTCTATTCCGAAATGGTCTGGAACGCCCGGCAATTGCGGGCGCAGGCCGGGCTTTCGGCGATTGACTGGGTCGTGGTGCGCAACCGTTTGGGTGCGCAGCGGATGGTCAATAAGGAAAAGATGGAACGCGCGATTGGCAACCTTAGCAAGCGGATCGGCTTTCGCACCGCACCGGGATTTAATGAGCGGGTGATCTTTCGCGAGCTGTTCCCGCGCGGTCTGACGCTGCTTGACCTCAAGGATATCGGGGTGAAGCAATTGAACATCTCAAACATCGCCGCGCGGCAAGAGCTTCGCGATCTGATTAAGGCGCTGGAACTGCCGGGCGTGACTGCCGACTTTTAA
- a CDS encoding DMT family transporter, with amino-acid sequence MTDQTKGLLLTFLGVMCIVPEALFVRVIDAPMLTLAFWKVTLVGVAIGTGVLVAQGTAPFRALHRAGWASAIYVGGVACAGVGFVLAVRLTSVANVVFILASLPVFAAIYSRVFLGEPISRRMFLTIAAVLAGLAVIAFGSGETENASRAGDLLALAISAIFAGALTAARHARAVSMVPAVALAYLLAGLVLLPVAQPLQMPGSELPQMLLYAVFMAASAGLIALGPRYISSAEVGLLVLLESVLAPLLVWAVLGEDPGIYALIGGAIVLGALFLSNLFALARRRRVVAPLPHH; translated from the coding sequence ATGACTGATCAAACCAAAGGCCTCTTGCTCACCTTTCTCGGGGTGATGTGCATCGTTCCCGAAGCGCTTTTCGTGCGGGTTATCGACGCGCCGATGCTGACGCTGGCGTTTTGGAAGGTGACATTGGTGGGGGTGGCGATTGGCACAGGCGTGCTTGTGGCGCAGGGCACCGCACCGTTTCGCGCTCTGCACCGGGCCGGATGGGCCAGCGCGATCTATGTCGGTGGCGTTGCCTGTGCCGGGGTGGGTTTTGTGCTGGCGGTGCGGCTGACGTCGGTGGCGAATGTCGTATTCATCCTCGCCTCGCTCCCAGTCTTTGCCGCGATCTATAGCCGGGTCTTTCTGGGTGAGCCGATCAGCCGCCGCATGTTCCTGACCATTGCCGCAGTGCTGGCGGGGCTGGCAGTAATTGCATTCGGGTCAGGCGAGACCGAGAATGCCTCGCGCGCGGGCGATCTCTTGGCGCTGGCAATCTCAGCCATTTTCGCAGGCGCACTGACAGCGGCGCGGCACGCGCGGGCGGTGTCCATGGTGCCGGCGGTTGCGCTGGCTTATCTGCTGGCGGGGCTGGTGCTGCTTCCCGTGGCGCAACCCTTGCAGATGCCCGGCTCAGAGTTGCCACAAATGCTGCTCTATGCCGTCTTTATGGCGGCCAGCGCAGGGCTGATCGCCCTTGGGCCGCGCTATATTTCAAGCGCCGAAGTGGGCCTGCTGGTGCTTTTGGAATCCGTGCTTGCACCGCTGCTTGTCTGGGCCGTGCTGGGCGAAGACCCGGGCATCTATGCGCTGATCGGCGGGGCGATTGTGCTGGGGGCGCTGTTCTTATCGAACCTCTTCGCCCTCGCTCGCCGCCGCCGCGTGGTGGCGCCGCTGCCCCACCACTAA
- a CDS encoding MarR family winged helix-turn-helix transcriptional regulator, whose product METDEFQLQQFLPYLLNQAAEASSLEFQQIYKDRYGMLRTEWRVLFHLGLYGRLTASDIGQRARMHKTKISRAVHRLTERRFVDRTRNEDDRRVEYLSLTRQGQTAYDDLRAVARRYDAALMDALDPAEAEVLRRALRKLSEAGPGGFTKAAGSATDGA is encoded by the coding sequence ATGGAAACTGACGAATTTCAATTGCAGCAATTCCTGCCCTATCTTCTGAACCAAGCGGCAGAGGCGTCCTCGCTGGAGTTTCAGCAGATCTATAAGGATCGCTACGGCATGCTGCGCACAGAGTGGCGGGTGTTGTTTCATCTTGGCCTCTATGGCCGCCTCACGGCGAGCGACATCGGCCAGCGCGCGCGGATGCATAAAACCAAGATCAGCCGCGCCGTGCACCGTTTGACTGAGCGCCGCTTTGTTGACCGCACCCGCAACGAGGATGACCGCCGGGTTGAGTATCTGTCTCTGACCCGGCAAGGCCAAACGGCCTATGACGATCTGCGCGCCGTCGCACGGCGCTATGATGCGGCATTGATGGATGCACTTGATCCCGCCGAGGCCGAGGTTCTGCGGCGGGCGCTGCGCAAGCTGTCAGAAGCAGGCCCGGGGGGCTTTACTAAAGCGGCGGGAAGCGCCACCGATGGCGCATGA
- the hmgA gene encoding homogentisate 1,2-dioxygenase: MTDHSKPSTMTTAATTSGTHPGYMPGFGNDFETEALPGALPQGMNSPQKCNYGLYGEQLSGTAFTAPSHQNERTWCYRIRPSVKHSSRYERIDLPYWKSAPHVPQDVTSLGQYRWDPVPHSDVPLTWLTGMRTMTTAGDVNTQVGMASHVYLVTDSMVDSYFYSADSELLIVPQEGTLRFCTELGVMDIAPQEIAIIPRGLVYRVEVLDGPARGFVCENYGQKFHLPSRGPIGANCMANRRDFKTPVAAFEDREAPSTVTIKWCGQFHETKIGHSPLDVVAWHGNYAPVKYDLNTYCPVGAVLFDHPDPSIFTVLTAPSGVEGTANIDFVLFRDRWMVAEDTFRPPWYHKNIMSELMGNIHGQYDAKPKGFVPGGMSLHNMMLPHGPDRNAFEGASNAELAPHKLDNTMSFMFETRFPQHLTEFAAKEAPLQDNYIDCWESLEKKFDGTPGKK; encoded by the coding sequence ATGACCGACCATTCAAAGCCATCGACGATGACAACCGCGGCCACCACCTCGGGCACGCATCCGGGCTACATGCCCGGTTTCGGCAATGATTTTGAGACAGAGGCCCTGCCCGGCGCGTTGCCGCAAGGCATGAACTCCCCGCAGAAATGCAACTACGGCCTCTACGGCGAACAGCTTTCCGGCACCGCCTTTACCGCGCCGTCCCATCAGAACGAGCGGACATGGTGCTACCGCATCCGCCCGTCGGTCAAACATTCGTCGCGGTATGAGCGGATCGACCTGCCCTATTGGAAATCCGCCCCGCATGTGCCGCAGGATGTGACCAGCCTTGGCCAATACCGCTGGGATCCCGTGCCCCATTCCGATGTGCCGCTGACCTGGCTGACCGGCATGCGCACCATGACGACGGCGGGCGATGTGAACACCCAAGTTGGCATGGCAAGTCACGTCTATCTGGTCACCGACAGCATGGTTGATAGCTATTTTTACTCCGCCGACAGCGAGCTATTGATCGTTCCGCAGGAAGGCACCCTGCGGTTTTGCACCGAGCTCGGCGTGATGGACATCGCCCCGCAAGAGATTGCCATCATTCCGCGCGGGTTGGTCTACCGTGTCGAAGTGCTCGACGGTCCGGCGCGGGGGTTTGTGTGTGAGAATTACGGCCAGAAGTTCCACCTGCCCTCGCGTGGCCCGATTGGCGCAAACTGCATGGCCAATCGGCGCGACTTCAAAACTCCCGTGGCGGCCTTTGAGGACCGCGAAGCGCCCTCGACGGTGACGATCAAATGGTGTGGCCAGTTCCATGAAACCAAGATTGGGCATTCGCCGCTCGACGTGGTGGCATGGCATGGCAATTACGCCCCGGTGAAATACGACCTGAACACCTATTGCCCCGTCGGCGCGGTGCTCTTTGACCATCCCGACCCATCGATCTTTACCGTCCTAACTGCCCCTTCGGGCGTCGAAGGCACTGCCAACATCGACTTCGTACTGTTCCGCGACCGCTGGATGGTGGCCGAGGATACCTTCCGCCCGCCGTGGTATCATAAAAACATCATGTCTGAGCTGATGGGCAATATTCACGGCCAGTATGACGCCAAGCCCAAGGGTTTTGTTCCTGGCGGGATGAGTTTGCACAACATGATGCTGCCGCATGGGCCTGACCGAAATGCCTTTGAGGGCGCGTCTAACGCTGAGCTTGCACCGCATAAGCTCGACAATACGATGTCGTTCATGTTCGAGACCCGCTTTCCGCAGCATCTGACCGAATTTGCTGCCAAAGAAGCGCCTTTGCAGGATAACTACATCGACTGCTGGGAAAGCTTGGAAAAGAAATTCGATGGCACACCGGGCAAGAAGTAA
- the fahA gene encoding fumarylacetoacetase, translating to MTLMTSWVESANSADTDFPLNNLPYGVFTTNRLEARCGVAIGDQILDMAALEEEGLITLAEEPVFDVPYWNDVMDLGPAAWASLRARLIELLSADAADQATVAPHLVPMADARLHMPMMVSEYTDFYAGKHHATNVGTMFRGAENALPPNWLHIPIGYNGRASTVVVSGTAITRPNGQLKAPDADTPHFGPCQKLDIELEMGAIVGTSTEMGQPISIEEADEMIFGYVLLNDWSARDIQAWEYQPLGPFQAKAFATSISPWIVSRDALEPFRTSTPEREKDLLPYLREEKPGLYDIDLSVLIQPDGGEAEEIARTNYREMYYSAAQQLTHHASSGCAMNAGDLLGSGTISGPEKSQRGSLLELSWGGKEPITLKDGSSRSFVEDGDTLTLTGHAQGNGYRVGFGSCTGKIRPAIDFS from the coding sequence ATGACCCTGATGACCTCTTGGGTGGAAAGCGCTAACAGCGCTGATACCGATTTCCCTCTCAACAACCTGCCTTACGGCGTTTTTACGACAAATCGGCTGGAGGCGCGCTGCGGTGTGGCGATTGGGGATCAGATCCTCGACATGGCCGCTTTGGAGGAAGAGGGCCTTATCACCCTCGCCGAAGAGCCGGTGTTTGACGTGCCCTATTGGAACGACGTGATGGACCTTGGCCCAGCGGCATGGGCATCTTTACGTGCGCGGCTGATTGAACTGCTCAGCGCCGATGCCGCTGATCAGGCCACCGTCGCGCCGCATCTGGTGCCGATGGCCGATGCCCGTCTGCACATGCCCATGATGGTCTCGGAATACACCGATTTCTACGCGGGCAAGCACCACGCGACCAATGTCGGCACGATGTTTCGCGGGGCCGAGAATGCCCTGCCGCCGAATTGGCTGCACATTCCGATTGGGTACAATGGCCGCGCCTCGACCGTCGTCGTCTCGGGCACTGCGATCACGCGGCCCAATGGCCAGCTAAAAGCGCCCGACGCCGATACCCCGCATTTTGGCCCCTGCCAGAAGCTCGATATTGAACTGGAAATGGGCGCGATCGTCGGCACCTCGACCGAGATGGGCCAGCCGATCAGCATCGAAGAAGCGGACGAGATGATCTTTGGTTATGTGCTGCTGAACGACTGGTCGGCGCGGGACATTCAAGCATGGGAATACCAACCGCTCGGCCCGTTTCAGGCCAAAGCCTTCGCCACGTCGATCTCCCCATGGATCGTGAGCCGTGACGCGCTTGAGCCGTTCCGCACCTCCACGCCAGAGCGCGAGAAGGACCTGCTGCCCTACCTGCGCGAAGAGAAGCCGGGCCTCTATGACATCGACCTGTCGGTGCTGATCCAGCCCGACGGCGGCGAGGCCGAGGAAATCGCCCGCACCAACTACCGCGAGATGTACTACTCCGCCGCCCAGCAACTGACGCATCATGCCTCTTCGGGCTGTGCGATGAACGCGGGCGATTTGCTAGGCTCCGGCACGATCTCCGGCCCTGAGAAATCGCAACGCGGATCGCTGCTGGAACTGTCGTGGGGTGGCAAAGAGCCTATCACCCTGAAGGACGGCAGCAGCCGCAGCTTTGTCGAAGACGGCGACACGCTGACCCTCACCGGTCACGCGCAAGGCAACGGCTATCGCGTCGGTTTCGGCAGCTGCACCGGCAAAATCCGCCCGGCAATCGACTTTTCCTGA